In one window of Candidatus Cloacimonadota bacterium DNA:
- a CDS encoding carbohydrate-binding family 9-like protein has translation MKRILSLLLIFCFISIFAEKALLDCGFPVPNIEFNPKIYNCLKTETAPILDGKLDDEAWKMSEWTDEFVDIEGNSKPLPYLKTKAKLLWDEDNLYIAAEMEEPQLWATLKDHDSVIYFDNDFEVFLDPDWDTQNYYEMEMNALNTTWDLLITQTYYEEDCHAIDSWEIAGMQTAVHLNGTLNDPEDEDIGWSLEIAMPWKVLEECANHNGAPQPQEMWRMNFSRVQWELDVVNGRYEKKKKSENNWVWSPQGIIAMHYPEMWGVLVFCENKDQFITDIPKLDCVDILRKFYYIQKGFHLQNHYYATLNQLEQIPGYSGIVAGFQLFLTPNGYEALYKDDKFSCTIRQDRKMKFRKN, from the coding sequence ATGAAAAGGATACTTTCGCTGCTACTGATTTTCTGCTTTATTTCGATCTTTGCAGAAAAGGCATTATTAGATTGCGGATTTCCCGTTCCGAATATAGAATTCAATCCTAAAATATATAATTGTTTAAAAACTGAAACTGCCCCGATCCTTGATGGCAAGCTGGATGATGAAGCCTGGAAAATGTCGGAATGGACAGATGAGTTTGTTGATATTGAAGGAAATTCGAAACCACTTCCCTACCTGAAAACCAAAGCAAAACTTTTGTGGGACGAAGACAATCTCTACATAGCAGCCGAAATGGAAGAACCGCAGCTCTGGGCTACTCTAAAAGATCATGATTCAGTCATCTATTTTGATAACGATTTTGAAGTTTTCCTCGATCCTGACTGGGATACGCAAAATTATTATGAAATGGAAATGAATGCACTCAACACAACCTGGGATCTGCTGATAACACAAACTTATTATGAAGAAGATTGTCACGCCATTGACAGTTGGGAAATTGCAGGAATGCAGACTGCTGTTCATTTGAATGGAACTTTGAACGATCCCGAAGATGAAGATATTGGCTGGAGTTTAGAAATCGCCATGCCCTGGAAGGTTCTGGAAGAATGTGCCAATCACAACGGAGCACCTCAGCCACAGGAAATGTGGAGAATGAATTTTTCTCGCGTGCAATGGGAATTGGATGTTGTGAACGGCAGATATGAAAAGAAAAAAAAATCTGAAAATAACTGGGTTTGGTCGCCACAGGGAATCATTGCTATGCACTATCCTGAAATGTGGGGAGTGCTGGTTTTTTGTGAAAACAAAGATCAATTTATTACTGATATCCCCAAATTGGATTGCGTTGATATACTTCGCAAATTTTATTATATTCAAAAAGGATTTCATTTGCAAAATCATTATTATGCTACATTAAATCAGTTAGAGCAAATTCCCGGTTATTCTGGAATTGTCGCAGGATTCCAACTTTTTCTAACTCCGAATGGTTATGAAGCTTTATACAAAGATGATAAATTTTCCTGTACTATCCGTCAGGATCGCAAAATGAAATTCAGGAAAAATTGA